The Oscillatoria acuminata PCC 6304 genomic interval TTAGACAAGTCCAGGATATCGTTAATCAGTCCTAACAAGTGTCTACCAGCGGATTCAATCTTTCCTAAGTCAGCATTTAACTCTTCCGGTTCTAGTTCTTCTGCTTCTTCCTGCAAAATCTCACTATACCCAATAATCGCATTCAAAGGAGTTCGTAATTCATGACTCATATTCGCTAAAAACTGGCTTTTCGACTTGTTTGCCAATTCCGCCGTCACCTTAGCTTGGTAGAGTTCTCGTTCCACTTCCTTGCGTTCGGTAATATCGCGAACCACGGCAGAAAGCGCAGTTCGTTGTCCATAATAAATCTTGTTGGCGCTGACTTCCACTTCCACGAAAGACCGATCTTTCCGACGATAGCGCCGTTCTCCAAGATGGTAAGATTGGGCCGATAGGGTATGGTCAATGTTATAAGCAATGCTTTCGGATTCATGATCAATAAAATCTCCCAAAGTTAGGGAGAGAATTTCCTCACTGTCATAACCCAGCAGCTTTTGAAAGGCAGTATTGGAATCAATAATCCGTTGGGTCGTCGGTTCAATCAGAAAGATACTTTCTGAGGTTTGCTCAATGACGGCCCGATATCGCTGTTCGCTTTCATGGCGCACTTGCTGAGAATAGTCTAAGGCATCTAACATTTCATTAATGCGAGTAGCTAATTGGGAGAGTTCATCCACTCCTTGCACTGGGAGACGAACGGCCAAATTGCGATCGCTGCCAATGTGATTGACATCCTGACTCAACTGGGAGAGTCGAGACAGCACCACTTTTTCCAGGAGTAACAAAGTTAGGACTAAAAATGCCACCCCGACAACCAGGACCACCCAGAGGATAAAGTTAGCCGTTCGTTGACCTTGTTGGTAAATCTCTCGGGGCAGTTCCACCCGCAACAAAAAGGCGGGATTGTTGTAAATATCTTGGACTAAAGTATAACCGCCAATGGTTTGGGAATCCCAAACTTCGACAAAAATCGGAGTTGAGTCCTGCCGGACTAACGCCGGTTCTTGATCCGTCTCTTCGAGGATACTCTGCCGAATGGCTTGGAAATCTTCAGGCAGTTCGGGAGACCCCCATTCCTGGACGGTGATGGATAATTGGGTGAGTTCCCCAAGACGCTTAATTTCCGGAACACTGAGGTAGCGCCCCATAATTAGGGCACCGCGAATGGGTCCTTCCGCTTCTCCGGTGAGAATGGGGCGGGACACAATCAACATGGGGCCTTCAGGAAGCTGAAGGATGCCTTCAACCACACTGGTGGTTTCGGGATGATTGACGAGGAGACTGTTAGGGGTCAGGTACTGACTTAAGGAGGCGATCGCCTCGGTACTTTCCTCCACCGGGACTCGTTTTCCCGTTTCGGGATTGAATTTTTGCCCAAAGACAATCCGCCCACTGCGATGGATGTACAGCATCATATCCAACCGCAAACGGGCGATCGTGGCATCGTTAAGGTTGGTTTGGATATAGTCCGAGTTCTCATCTTCAATGAAGGCGTA includes:
- a CDS encoding sensor histidine kinase; the encoded protein is MSKPMPQPPKSLKLPFASFGLRGQILPIVGATLIGLLGVIYLSSSTLLLAGFAKFEQQDTTRNVKRAVDVLFDEIAKLSFTANDWAAWDDTYAFIEDENSDYIQTNLNDATIARLRLDMMLYIHRSGRIVFGQKFNPETGKRVPVEESTEAIASLSQYLTPNSLLVNHPETTSVVEGILQLPEGPMLIVSRPILTGEAEGPIRGALIMGRYLSVPEIKRLGELTQLSITVQEWGSPELPEDFQAIRQSILEETDQEPALVRQDSTPIFVEVWDSQTIGGYTLVQDIYNNPAFLLRVELPREIYQQGQRTANFILWVVLVVGVAFLVLTLLLLEKVVLSRLSQLSQDVNHIGSDRNLAVRLPVQGVDELSQLATRINEMLDALDYSQQVRHESEQRYRAVIEQTSESIFLIEPTTQRIIDSNTAFQKLLGYDSEEILSLTLGDFIDHESESIAYNIDHTLSAQSYHLGERRYRRKDRSFVEVEVSANKIYYGQRTALSAVVRDITERKEVERELYQAKVTAELANKSKSQFLANMSHELRTPLNAIIGYSEILQEEAEELEPEELNADLGKIESAGRHLLGLINDILDLSKIEAGKMELYLESFQVPVALQEIVFTVQPLLQKNGNQLQLDCAPEIGEMYADVTKVRQILFNLLGNACKFTNEGTIFLRVFHKAGELIIFEVRDTGIGMNPEQIDKLFQPFTQADTSTTRKYGGTGLGLAIAKQFCQMMGGDITVDSELGKGSNFTIHLPLKVSISNSDLVSESIPI